From the Cucumis sativus cultivar 9930 chromosome 5, Cucumber_9930_V3, whole genome shotgun sequence genome, the window GAGTAATTCTTTCAATGATGAGGAGAAGGACTCGAAGTGTGTGGTCTGGTCAGTTATCTCCACTTAAGCATTGccattattttttgtttttcagttCCAATTTATCACTCGGACCGAcaataaaaatttgagaacAGAATGGTGGGTTATGGGGAAAATCCTTCGTTCATTGTAGGCTACCAAATTGTTTTTGCATTTGATGTAGTGGggttttgttttaatctttTGGGTAAGATTATTTTGTCTGTTTCTTTTCAAGGAGGTTTGAAATTTCTCTTGTTCTTAGTgactgttttcttcttctgcagGCTCACTGATTTTGAATGGTTACACCTGGATTGTAAGCTTCGCTGTTCTTTTTGTGTTTAGAAAGTTATGAGAGGAGTGCTAGGAAATTCATCTCCTACTCTGGTTTTGTTGAATGAGTTTAATTACCAACATGATTCACATTACCCTTTTAGAAGGGAGGATAAGCGTTTGCGTCAATGTATAAATGTTAATCCAATGTTGAAATCATGGATGAGATGTACGATTATGTATGATGGTAATGCAGTTTCGGTGTTACCAAGGAGTACTCCACGGTTGAATTTGGTGGTTCAGTCTACAAGGGGCGTGAATTGTGGAGAGGATGAAGCAATTGAATTGGTCATTGACGAAGGAGTTGAAGAATCCTCTCGTGAGTGGAAATTGCCTCCTTGGGGAGACATAGCACATCAGGATGAGGCAACCTTTCAATCTGAAGATGTAAACCAGCCCAAAATCTTAGAAGGGAAGgttttggaaaatgaaagCAAGCTGCATTTTCTTGAGGAAACTGATAAAGTTATGCTATCAAAGCGTATTTTAATTCTCAGTAGAAAAAATAAGGTTAGAAGTGCATTGGAGTTATTGAGGTCCATGCAATTAGCTGGTCTTCTGCCAAGTCTGCATGCTTTAAATTCACTTTTAGCTTGTCTTTTGAGGAATGAGCTATTTGCTGATGGTTTAAGAATCTTCGAGTTTATGAAGTTGAATGAGTTATCAACAGGACACACTTATAGCCTTGTACTCAAAGCAGTTGCAAATGCTCATGGATTTCTTTCTGCTCTTGAGATGTTTAAGGCATGGGAGCATCAATGTGTCTTAGCACAGTTTGATGCAATTGTTTACAACACAATGATATCAATATGTGGTAAAGATAATAATTGGGTTGAAGCTGAGAGAACATGGAGACTAATGGAGAAAAATGGTTGTAGTGCAACCCGCATAACTTATTCTCTATTGGTGAGCACTTTTGTTCGATGTAACCAGAATGAACTTGCAATTGACACCTATGTAAAGATGgttcaaaattctttta encodes:
- the LOC101217741 gene encoding pentatricopeptide repeat-containing protein At3g29290; its protein translation is MRGVLGNSSPTLVLLNEFNYQHDSHYPFRREDKRLRQCINVNPMLKSWMRCTIMYDGNAVSVLPRSTPRLNLVVQSTRGVNCGEDEAIELVIDEGVEESSREWKLPPWGDIAHQDEATFQSEDVNQPKILEGKVLENESKLHFLEETDKVMLSKRILILSRKNKVRSALELLRSMQLAGLLPSLHALNSLLACLLRNELFADGLRIFEFMKLNELSTGHTYSLVLKAVANAHGFLSALEMFKAWEHQCVLAQFDAIVYNTMISICGKDNNWVEAERTWRLMEKNGCSATRITYSLLVSTFVRCNQNELAIDTYVKMVQNSFKPGNDTMQAIIGASSKEGKWDFALRVFQDMLKCGLQPNSVSFNALINALGKAKEVTLAFSVYNVMKSMGHSPDVYTWNALLGALYKANRYSDAIHLFEFVKREKVQLNIHIYNTILMSCSKLGLWERAVQILWEMEVSGLSISTSSYNIVMTACEMARKPEIALQVYERMVHQKHTPDTFTHLSLIRCCIWGSLWDEVELLLNKSAPDVSVYNVVIQGMCLRGKSDLAKKLYTKMRENGIQPDGKTRALMLQNLPKDPARRKNRWASGFKKRQRHYHHR